A DNA window from Bradyrhizobium barranii subsp. barranii contains the following coding sequences:
- a CDS encoding DUF2093 domain-containing protein, with the protein MLNKFGPSGHGEAQVQYLDGDFRVISPGTFVRCAITDTRIPLDELKYWSVDLQEAYATPAAVLQRHFPGALKPQP; encoded by the coding sequence GTGCTGAACAAGTTCGGCCCCTCGGGCCATGGCGAAGCGCAGGTGCAATATCTCGACGGCGATTTCCGCGTGATCTCGCCAGGGACCTTCGTGCGCTGCGCGATCACCGACACGCGGATACCGCTCGACGAATTGAAGTACTGGAGCGTGGACCTGCAAGAGGCCTACGCCACGCCCGCCGCCGTGCTGCAGCGGCATTTCCCCGGCGCGCTGAAGCCACAGCCGTGA
- a CDS encoding dienelactone hydrolase family protein: MRLRLTALFLMLLMSAAHAAPAPQQVDIPLSSGILHGQLYKPEGEGPFPTVIALHGCGGLGNHSESVLPRYRDWALQLLKAGNAVLLPDSYGSRELGPQCRVKEMHIKARRERVADIAASRAWLMKQTWVARDRVSLIGWANGASALLWAVRPQSAAREAGPDFRAAIAFYPDCRISAGLGWSARVPTLVLIGANDDVSSPPACRQMVDGARGRSALTRIVVYPGAYHDFDRANMPLHAAAGTTDAAAPEHGHLGTDAEARAESQKEEVAEWLAR; this comes from the coding sequence ATGCGCCTTCGACTGACCGCCCTGTTCCTGATGTTGCTGATGTCGGCCGCGCACGCCGCGCCGGCGCCGCAGCAGGTCGACATTCCGCTGTCGTCCGGAATCCTGCATGGGCAGCTCTACAAGCCCGAAGGCGAGGGGCCGTTTCCGACCGTGATCGCGCTGCACGGCTGCGGCGGCCTTGGCAATCATTCAGAATCGGTGCTGCCGCGCTATCGCGACTGGGCGCTGCAATTGCTGAAGGCCGGCAACGCCGTGCTGCTGCCCGACAGCTACGGCTCGCGCGAGCTCGGGCCGCAATGCCGCGTCAAGGAGATGCACATCAAGGCGCGGCGCGAGCGCGTCGCCGACATCGCGGCCTCGCGCGCCTGGCTGATGAAGCAGACTTGGGTCGCGCGCGACCGCGTCAGCCTGATCGGCTGGGCCAACGGCGCCAGCGCACTGCTCTGGGCGGTGCGTCCGCAGAGCGCCGCGCGCGAAGCCGGGCCGGATTTTCGCGCGGCGATCGCGTTCTATCCGGATTGCCGGATCTCCGCCGGCCTCGGCTGGAGCGCGCGGGTGCCGACCCTGGTGCTGATCGGCGCCAATGACGACGTCTCGTCGCCGCCGGCCTGCCGCCAGATGGTCGACGGCGCCCGCGGCCGCAGCGCGCTCACGCGCATCGTAGTCTATCCCGGCGCCTATCACGATTTCGACCGGGCCAATATGCCGCTGCATGCAGCTGCCGGTACCACCGACGCCGCCGCGCCCGAGCACGGCCATCTCGGCACGGACGCAGAGGCGCGCGCGGAGTCGCAGAAGGAAGAAGTCGCGGAGTGGCTGGCGCGGTGA
- the xseA gene encoding exodeoxyribonuclease VII large subunit: MPPAEPLLNAPEFTVSELSQSLKRTVEDAFGHVRVRGEISGFRGAHSSGHCYFALKDESAKIEAVIWKGVHGRMRFKPQEGLEVIATGKLTTYPGSSKYQIVIEALEPAGIGALMALMEERKKKLAAEGLFDEARKQLLPWLPEVIGVVTSPTGAVIRDILHRLEDRFPRHVLVWPVKVQGEGSAEQVAAAIRGFNALPEGGKIPRPDVLIVARGGGSLEDLWSFNEEIVVRAAAESMIPLISAVGHETDITLIDFVADKRAPTPTAAAEMAVPVRSDLFVEVADLARRTRAYWQRAHESRRSELRAAARALPAAGDLLAIPRQRLDSAGASLPRGLKANTHAHFRRFTAASAKLTLRVLHGQISQADHRLTVCGERLGLSARSLLRQRRDRFAGLEVRLRASKLSNAQAQRNAIARQRERTHRLAERAGRALVTLLQRLDARIENSGKLLSALSYRGVLARGFALVRDEAGHPLHSADAIGPGARLEIEFADGRVGATADADRPAPTAKRAPAQAKPAAQDAKPAPKRAGKPVDQGTLF; encoded by the coding sequence ATGCCGCCTGCGGAACCACTGCTCAACGCCCCCGAATTCACCGTCTCCGAGCTCTCGCAGTCCCTGAAGCGGACGGTCGAGGACGCCTTTGGCCATGTCCGGGTCCGCGGCGAGATCTCAGGCTTCCGTGGCGCCCACTCCTCCGGCCACTGCTATTTCGCGCTCAAGGACGAGAGCGCCAAGATCGAGGCGGTGATCTGGAAGGGCGTGCACGGGCGGATGCGCTTCAAGCCCCAGGAAGGGCTCGAGGTCATCGCCACCGGCAAGCTCACGACCTATCCGGGCTCTTCCAAGTACCAGATCGTGATCGAGGCGCTGGAGCCGGCCGGCATCGGCGCGCTGATGGCGCTGATGGAGGAGCGCAAGAAGAAGCTCGCCGCCGAGGGCCTGTTCGACGAGGCGCGCAAGCAGTTGCTGCCCTGGCTGCCGGAGGTGATCGGCGTGGTGACCTCGCCGACCGGCGCCGTCATCCGTGACATCCTGCATCGGCTGGAGGACCGCTTTCCCCGCCACGTGCTGGTGTGGCCGGTCAAGGTGCAGGGTGAAGGCTCGGCCGAGCAGGTCGCTGCCGCGATCCGCGGCTTCAATGCGCTGCCGGAAGGCGGCAAGATTCCGCGGCCCGACGTGCTGATCGTCGCACGCGGCGGCGGCTCGCTGGAGGACCTCTGGTCGTTCAACGAGGAGATCGTGGTGCGGGCGGCGGCCGAGAGCATGATCCCGCTGATCTCCGCGGTCGGCCACGAGACCGACATCACGCTGATCGACTTCGTCGCCGACAAGCGCGCGCCGACACCGACGGCGGCGGCCGAGATGGCGGTGCCGGTGCGCAGCGATCTGTTCGTCGAGGTCGCCGATCTCGCGCGGCGCACCCGGGCCTATTGGCAGCGTGCCCATGAGAGCCGCCGCAGCGAGCTGCGCGCCGCCGCGCGCGCCCTGCCCGCGGCGGGCGATCTGCTCGCAATCCCGCGGCAACGGCTGGATTCGGCGGGCGCGTCGCTACCTCGCGGCCTCAAGGCCAACACGCACGCGCATTTCCGCCGGTTTACCGCTGCGAGCGCAAAGCTGACGCTGCGGGTGCTGCACGGGCAGATTTCGCAGGCCGATCACCGCCTCACCGTGTGCGGCGAGCGGCTCGGCCTGTCCGCGCGCTCGCTGCTGCGGCAACGGCGCGACCGTTTCGCCGGGCTGGAGGTGCGCTTGCGCGCCTCGAAACTTTCGAATGCACAGGCGCAGCGCAACGCAATTGCCCGCCAGCGCGAGCGCACGCATCGTTTGGCCGAACGCGCGGGCCGCGCGCTTGTCACGTTGTTGCAGCGGCTGGATGCCCGCATCGAGAACAGCGGCAAGCTGCTCTCGGCCTTGTCGTATCGCGGCGTGCTCGCGCGCGGTTTTGCCTTGGTGCGGGATGAAGCCGGCCATCCCTTGCATTCGGCCGACGCGATTGGTCCCGGCGCACGCCTCGAGATCGAGTTTGCGGACGGCCGTGTCGGCGCGACGGCGGATGCGGATCGCCCGGCGCCGACGGCAAAGCGTGCGCCGGCGCAAGCAAAGCCGGCCGCACAGGACGCCAAGCCCGCGCCGAAGCGCGCGGGCAAGCCGGTGGATCAGGGCACGTTGTTCTGA